A single window of Synechococcus sp. CBW1004 DNA harbors:
- the sir gene encoding sulfite reductase, ferredoxin dependent: protein MADAEAATAPAPTSKFEALKQGSGHLREPLASELENDSRSFSDSAVQILKFHGSYQQDNRDNRRKGEEKDWQMMLRLRSPGGRIHPSLYLALDSLADRFGNGTLRVTTRQAFQMHGIAKADLREVIGTIVRSLGSTLSACGDINRNVMAPAAPFSSGGYPAARQLADDIADLLAPQAAEGSYLDLWVDGDLSYRIKPSRAVRKVQQRQSEGALFSGDGAEPLYGSTYLPRKFKIAVTVPGDNSVDLLTQDIGLVLFSDGSGRPLGCNVYVGGGMGRTHNKEETFARTADPLGWVAFDHVMDLVQAIAALQRDHGDRQQRRHARMKYLIHDQGIAWFRQELQRYFPHPLRGLRTEPKARLQDYLGWNRQGDGLWFVGLPLLCGRLEGELKSGLRQLVETYQLEVRLTPNQDLLLCNIASNQRAGLGQALAALGYDTPEEPPVLERHAIACPALPTCGLAITESERILPDVLERLEALRQRLGITKSFLVRMTGCPNGCARPYMAEIGLVGSGVDAYQLWLGGTPGLTSLARPFLEKMPLADLEATLEPVLLAWKQEAGPRTSLGDWIAKVGDERVATLLRQA from the coding sequence ATGGCCGATGCGGAGGCGGCGACCGCACCCGCCCCGACCAGCAAGTTCGAGGCGCTCAAGCAGGGCAGCGGCCATCTACGCGAACCTCTGGCGAGCGAGCTGGAGAACGACAGCCGTTCGTTCAGCGACTCGGCGGTGCAGATCCTGAAGTTTCACGGCAGTTATCAACAGGACAACCGTGACAATCGCCGCAAGGGAGAGGAAAAAGACTGGCAGATGATGTTGCGGCTGCGCAGCCCCGGTGGCCGCATCCATCCGTCGCTCTACCTCGCTCTCGATTCCCTGGCCGACCGCTTCGGTAACGGCACGCTGCGGGTCACCACCCGCCAGGCCTTCCAGATGCATGGCATCGCCAAGGCCGACCTGCGCGAGGTCATCGGCACCATCGTGCGCTCCCTCGGCTCCACTCTCTCCGCCTGTGGCGACATCAACCGCAACGTGATGGCCCCGGCGGCTCCCTTCAGCAGCGGCGGTTATCCCGCCGCGCGCCAGCTGGCCGATGACATCGCCGATCTGCTGGCTCCCCAGGCCGCCGAAGGCTCCTATCTCGACCTCTGGGTCGATGGCGATCTCTCCTACCGGATCAAACCCTCACGGGCGGTGCGCAAAGTGCAGCAGCGCCAGTCGGAAGGGGCCCTGTTCAGTGGCGATGGGGCCGAACCCCTCTATGGCTCCACCTATCTGCCTCGCAAGTTCAAGATCGCCGTCACCGTGCCGGGTGACAACTCGGTGGATCTGCTCACCCAGGACATCGGTCTGGTGCTGTTCAGCGACGGCAGCGGCCGCCCCCTCGGCTGCAATGTCTATGTGGGGGGCGGCATGGGTCGCACCCATAACAAGGAAGAGACCTTCGCCCGCACCGCCGATCCGCTCGGCTGGGTCGCCTTCGACCATGTGATGGATCTGGTCCAGGCGATTGCCGCCCTGCAGCGCGACCACGGCGACCGCCAGCAGCGGCGCCATGCGCGCATGAAGTATCTGATCCACGACCAGGGCATCGCCTGGTTCCGCCAGGAGCTTCAGCGCTATTTCCCCCATCCCCTCCGCGGCCTCCGCACCGAGCCGAAGGCCCGCCTGCAGGATTACCTCGGCTGGAACCGCCAGGGAGATGGCCTCTGGTTCGTCGGTCTGCCGCTGCTCTGCGGGCGTCTGGAGGGCGAGCTCAAGAGTGGTCTGCGCCAGCTGGTGGAGACCTATCAGCTGGAGGTGCGGCTCACCCCCAACCAGGATCTGCTGCTCTGCAACATCGCCTCCAACCAGCGCGCCGGCCTGGGGCAGGCCCTCGCCGCCCTCGGCTACGACACCCCCGAGGAGCCGCCGGTGCTGGAACGCCATGCCATCGCCTGCCCGGCTCTGCCCACCTGCGGCCTGGCGATCACCGAATCGGAGCGGATCCTGCCGGACGTGCTCGAGCGGCTCGAAGCCTTGCGTCAGCGCCTGGGGATCACCAAGTCGTTCCTGGTGCGCATGACCGGATGCCCCAATGGCTGCGCACGCCCGTACATGGCCGAGATCGGTCTGGTGGGGAGTGGGGTCGACGCCTATCAGCTCTGGCTGGGCGGCACGCCGGGTCTCACCAGCCTGGCCCGCCCCTTCCTGGAGAAGATGCCGCTCGCCGATCTCGAGGCCACTCTCGAGCCGGTGCTGCTGGCCTGGAAGCAGGAGGCGGGACCGCGCACCAGCCTTGGCGACTGGATCGCCAAGGTGGGCGATGAGCGTGTGGCCACGCTGCTGCGTCAGGCATGA
- a CDS encoding M15 family metallopeptidase — protein MRPWSPIPIVDNGEPLEALPAWLQRIEPHPYQALGAPYGSSGCPFRLRRGVIERLARAVAALNREAPGWRLAIFDAWRPIPVQRFMVSYAIGEECRVRGFDPGAGGPALRDVEEAVGRFWAPPSEDPAMPPPHSTGAAVDLTLVDASGTLLSMGGAIDAIGAVSEPDHHAAAAQHDPHGERARWHGRRLLLRRVMAAAGFVQHPNEWWHFSHGDQLWAWRSGSPTAMYGRSDVS, from the coding sequence ATGCGCCCGTGGAGCCCGATCCCGATCGTCGACAACGGGGAACCGCTGGAGGCACTGCCGGCGTGGCTGCAGCGCATCGAACCCCATCCGTATCAAGCCCTGGGGGCTCCCTACGGGAGCAGCGGCTGCCCCTTCCGGCTGCGGCGCGGCGTGATCGAACGGCTGGCAAGGGCCGTCGCCGCGCTGAACCGTGAAGCGCCCGGCTGGCGGCTGGCCATCTTCGATGCCTGGCGGCCGATCCCGGTCCAACGCTTCATGGTGAGCTACGCCATCGGCGAGGAATGCCGCGTCCGGGGCTTCGATCCGGGCGCCGGAGGCCCCGCGCTCCGGGATGTGGAGGAGGCGGTGGGGCGCTTCTGGGCTCCCCCAAGCGAGGATCCGGCGATGCCGCCACCGCACAGCACCGGCGCCGCCGTCGATCTCACCCTGGTCGATGCGTCAGGAACCCTGCTGTCGATGGGCGGAGCGATCGATGCGATCGGAGCGGTGTCTGAACCGGATCATCATGCGGCGGCAGCCCAGCACGATCCCCACGGAGAGCGGGCGCGCTGGCACGGACGCCGGCTGTTGCTGCGGCGGGTGATGGCAGCCGCCGGCTTCGTCCAGCATCCCAATGAGTGGTGGCATTTCAGCCACGGCGATCAGCTCTGGGCCTGGCGGAGCGGCTCCCCCACGGCCATGTACGGACGCAGTGACGTCTCCTGA
- the recG gene encoding ATP-dependent DNA helicase RecG, which translates to MLQQAARLEAERGFPDLQGRQERFSAFLCRSLKEAGGWGGALPPAAELQSLREGFAGYPDHSPGRRRQLVAQLRQRLHSWRVQARPAEPPAPPRLRLLETPPPQGSAARRVGPETPLAELKGVGPRTATLLAGLGLLVCRDLLQHYPRDYLDYAHLVRIAALEPGRTATVVATVRRCHAFTSPRNPNLSILELQLQDLTGRMRVSRFLLGRRFANPGWLKAQQRQFPSGCSVAVSGLVRDSPYGPCFQDPLIEVLDSPGATVRSEQIGRLVPVYSLTEGLTAERLRRAIQTLLPCVRHWPDPLPESLRHRYGLLPLAVARLGIHQPEHREHLQASRQRLVFDEFLLLQLGLGQRRLKLRRQPAPALALADGEQPLGRRLRELLPFQLTGAQERVLAEIRADMARPQPMARLLQGDVGSGKTLVALAALLTAVEAGCQGALMAPTEVLAEQHHRKLAPLLSQLGVTSALLTGSTPARRRRELLQDLINGQLQLLVGTHALLEDPVQFDRLGLVVVDEQHRFGVRQRNRLLAKGLQPHLLTMTATPIPRTLALAVHGDLEVSQIDELPPGRTPIRTSLLENGEREQAWQLIREQVALGQRAYVVLPLVEESEKLDLRSAVEVHQDLQERVFPALKVGVLHGRLSSEDKQRAIGAFAAGDLQVLVSTTVVEVGVDVPEASVMVIEHAERFGLAQLHQLRGRVGRGAAASHCLLIHQGRSAQARQRLEVLVRSNDGFEIAEMDLRLRGPGQVLGTRQSGLPDLALASLSEDGDLLELAREAATDLLREDPDLEQQPLLRQALAEQQRRPHEGARLN; encoded by the coding sequence CTGTTGCAACAGGCAGCCCGACTCGAGGCGGAGCGGGGCTTCCCCGACCTTCAGGGTCGCCAGGAGCGCTTCAGCGCGTTTCTCTGCCGCAGCCTGAAGGAGGCGGGGGGCTGGGGGGGAGCTCTGCCGCCAGCGGCGGAGCTGCAGAGTCTGCGGGAAGGATTCGCGGGCTACCCCGACCACTCTCCAGGGCGGAGACGTCAGCTGGTCGCCCAGCTGCGCCAACGGCTGCACAGCTGGCGGGTGCAGGCCCGGCCTGCAGAGCCCCCGGCTCCGCCACGGCTGCGCCTGCTCGAAACGCCACCACCCCAGGGGAGCGCAGCCCGAAGGGTGGGCCCCGAGACACCGCTCGCCGAGCTGAAGGGTGTCGGGCCGCGCACCGCGACCCTGCTGGCGGGTCTGGGTCTGCTGGTCTGCCGCGACCTTCTGCAGCACTATCCGCGCGACTATCTCGACTACGCCCATCTGGTGCGAATCGCGGCGCTCGAGCCCGGCCGTACCGCCACGGTGGTGGCGACGGTGCGGCGCTGCCACGCCTTCACCAGCCCTCGCAATCCCAACCTGTCGATCCTGGAGCTGCAGCTGCAGGACCTCACGGGGCGCATGCGTGTCAGCCGGTTTCTCCTGGGCCGGCGCTTCGCCAACCCCGGCTGGCTGAAGGCCCAGCAGCGCCAGTTTCCCAGCGGCTGCTCTGTGGCCGTCAGCGGTCTTGTGCGCGACAGCCCCTACGGCCCCTGCTTCCAGGATCCGTTGATCGAGGTGCTCGACTCCCCAGGAGCCACAGTCCGCTCCGAGCAGATCGGCCGGCTGGTGCCCGTCTACAGCCTCACCGAAGGGCTCACGGCCGAGCGGCTGCGGCGGGCGATTCAGACGCTGCTGCCGTGCGTGCGCCACTGGCCCGATCCCCTCCCGGAATCCCTGCGGCATCGCTACGGGCTGCTCCCACTGGCGGTGGCGCGCCTGGGCATCCACCAGCCCGAGCACCGCGAACACCTCCAGGCCAGTCGGCAGCGCCTGGTGTTCGATGAGTTCCTGCTGTTGCAGCTCGGACTCGGACAACGGCGGCTGAAGCTGCGCCGCCAGCCGGCGCCAGCGCTGGCTCTGGCCGATGGCGAACAACCCCTGGGCCGGCGGCTGCGGGAACTGCTGCCGTTCCAGCTGACGGGTGCTCAGGAACGGGTTCTGGCGGAGATCCGGGCCGACATGGCCAGGCCCCAGCCGATGGCTCGGCTGCTACAGGGGGATGTGGGCAGCGGCAAGACCCTGGTGGCCCTGGCAGCCCTGCTGACCGCGGTGGAGGCCGGCTGCCAGGGAGCCCTGATGGCACCCACCGAGGTGCTGGCGGAGCAGCACCACCGCAAGCTGGCCCCCCTGCTCAGCCAGCTGGGGGTGACCTCGGCCCTGCTCACCGGCTCGACACCGGCCCGCCGCAGACGTGAGCTGCTGCAGGACCTGATCAACGGCCAGCTGCAGCTGCTGGTGGGCACCCATGCCCTGCTGGAGGACCCGGTGCAGTTCGATCGACTCGGTCTGGTGGTGGTCGATGAGCAGCACCGTTTCGGGGTGCGCCAGCGCAACCGGCTGCTGGCCAAGGGCCTGCAACCCCATCTGCTGACGATGACCGCCACTCCGATCCCGCGCACCCTCGCCCTGGCGGTGCATGGCGATCTGGAGGTCAGCCAGATCGATGAGCTGCCGCCGGGGCGCACTCCCATCCGCACCAGCCTGCTGGAGAACGGCGAACGGGAGCAGGCCTGGCAGCTGATCCGCGAGCAGGTGGCCCTGGGCCAGCGCGCCTACGTGGTGCTGCCGCTGGTGGAGGAGTCGGAGAAGCTGGATCTGCGCTCGGCGGTGGAGGTGCACCAGGATCTTCAGGAGCGGGTGTTCCCGGCACTGAAGGTGGGGGTGCTGCACGGCCGCCTGTCCAGCGAGGACAAACAACGGGCGATCGGCGCCTTCGCCGCTGGCGATCTGCAGGTGCTGGTGAGCACCACGGTGGTGGAGGTGGGCGTGGATGTGCCCGAGGCAAGCGTGATGGTGATCGAGCACGCCGAGCGCTTCGGGCTGGCCCAGCTGCACCAGCTGCGCGGCCGGGTCGGCCGGGGCGCCGCCGCCTCCCACTGCCTGCTGATCCATCAGGGGCGTTCCGCCCAGGCCCGGCAGCGGCTGGAGGTGCTGGTGCGCAGCAACGACGGCTTCGAGATCGCCGAGATGGATCTGCGTCTGCGCGGCCCCGGCCAGGTGCTGGGCACCCGCCAGTCGGGCCTGCCGGATCTGGCCCTGGCCAGCCTCAGCGAGGACGGCGACCTCCTGGAGCTGGCCCGCGAGGCGGCGACGGACCTTCTGCGGGAGGATCCCGATCTGGAACAGCAGCCGCTGCTGCGTCAGGCGCTCGCCGAGCAGCAGCGCCGGCCTCATGAGGGGGCCCGCCTGAACTAG
- the tsf gene encoding translation elongation factor Ts, translating to MAEISAKLVKDLRDKTGAGMMDCKKALAETNGNTEKAIEWLRQKGIASAEKKAGRTAAEGAVGSYIHTGARVGVLVEVNCETDFVARGELFQELVRNVAMQIAACPNVEYVSTDQIPQEVVDREKSIEMGRDDLAGKKEEMKAKIVEGRIGKRLKELALLDQAFIRDNTMTVGEMVKQAAGKTGENIQVRRFTRYTLGEGIDVEKLDFATEVAMMGKA from the coding sequence ATGGCTGAGATCTCCGCCAAGCTCGTCAAGGACCTGCGCGACAAGACCGGCGCAGGAATGATGGACTGCAAGAAGGCCCTGGCCGAGACCAACGGCAACACCGAAAAGGCGATCGAGTGGCTCCGGCAGAAGGGCATCGCCAGCGCCGAGAAGAAGGCCGGTCGCACCGCCGCTGAAGGCGCCGTGGGCAGCTACATCCACACCGGCGCCCGTGTCGGTGTCCTGGTCGAAGTGAACTGCGAGACAGACTTCGTCGCCCGTGGTGAGCTCTTCCAGGAGCTGGTGCGCAACGTGGCCATGCAGATCGCGGCCTGCCCCAACGTCGAGTACGTCAGCACCGACCAGATCCCCCAGGAGGTGGTCGACCGCGAGAAGTCGATCGAGATGGGCCGCGACGACCTGGCGGGCAAGAAGGAGGAGATGAAGGCCAAGATCGTTGAGGGCCGCATCGGCAAACGCCTCAAGGAACTCGCCCTCCTGGATCAGGCCTTCATCCGCGACAACACGATGACCGTGGGTGAGATGGTGAAGCAGGCCGCCGGCAAGACCGGTGAGAACATCCAGGTGCGCCGCTTCACCCGTTACACCCTTGGTGAAGGCATCGACGTCGAGAAGCTCGATTTCGCCACCGAAGTGGCGATGATGGGCAAGGCCTGA